From a single Thermodesulfobacteriota bacterium genomic region:
- a CDS encoding PAS domain S-box protein, with protein sequence MGDPKELIRQYMTLAEIGRIVSSSLEFDEVCERFALAVQKLIPFDRIAIVLLEADQGTLTYQYVKGVRVPQCEVGDRGKIEGPLVEKILKTRKGLLIQGKEIERWTEQDERLFQTLKAGLRSMISAPLIFRGEVIGILHLRAKRPEAYTPTHLKLAEEIGLQISGALGSAKLFQEHRRLGERMFFQASLLDQVRNGVIATDLKRRILFWNPFAERLFLWKKEEIYQKEITEVLSEESLVTLKQSGYWEGECVGIRKDGTTFPVHLTNSIFRDEKGKIRGMIFVVNDMTDRKRIEDLLRASEERYRSLFEESKDAIFITSLEGRFIDINPAAVELFGYDSKEELQQVDIARDLHLDPTGRERVVGLLNQEGFVKDLELVLKKKGGERVTVLMTATTMRNDRGEIVGYRGILRDVTERKALEEQLVQSQKMEAIGMLAGGIAHDFNNLLMVIQGNVELGLMNLDPSHPAYDSLLKIEESTQKARGLTRQLLAFGRRQVLNPKALDVAEVIGNLSKMVSRLIGEDIELRIEIKPGLHLIYADPSALDQVLMNLIVNARDAMPRGGVLTLQALNVHLGEAFCHQHPFVTPGDYVQISVIDTGMGMDEATCLRIFEPFFTTREKGSGLGLSVVYGIVKQHNGHIFVSSRPGEGTRFDLYFPVHREALPPETVESVPEEIPRGHETILIAEDEKEIRELLKVLLEGLGYRVYMAKDGEEAVSVFRAYREEIDLVILDAVMPKMNGPQVYEEIASSSDLPCLFLSGYSEEIVERYFDQSLNIPILHKPVSLRELGLKVREILDGAPKSPKKV encoded by the coding sequence GTGGGTGATCCGAAGGAGCTGATCCGACAGTATATGACCTTGGCCGAGATCGGCCGGATCGTGAGTTCCTCCCTCGAATTCGATGAGGTCTGCGAACGATTTGCTCTCGCCGTCCAAAAGCTCATCCCTTTCGACCGCATCGCCATCGTCCTCTTAGAAGCTGACCAAGGAACGCTCACCTATCAGTATGTCAAAGGCGTGAGGGTCCCCCAGTGTGAGGTCGGAGACCGGGGAAAGATCGAAGGGCCCCTCGTTGAAAAGATCCTCAAGACCCGCAAAGGGCTACTGATTCAGGGAAAGGAGATCGAGAGGTGGACCGAACAGGATGAGAGGCTTTTCCAAACCCTAAAGGCCGGGCTTCGTTCCATGATCTCCGCCCCATTGATCTTCCGAGGGGAGGTGATCGGGATCCTCCATCTCCGGGCCAAGAGGCCGGAGGCCTATACCCCCACCCATCTCAAACTGGCCGAGGAGATAGGCCTCCAGATCTCTGGGGCCCTGGGCAGTGCCAAGCTCTTCCAAGAACATCGGCGGCTTGGAGAGAGGATGTTCTTCCAGGCCTCCTTGTTGGATCAGGTCCGCAACGGGGTGATCGCGACCGATTTGAAACGGAGGATCCTTTTCTGGAATCCCTTCGCCGAGCGGCTCTTCCTTTGGAAAAAAGAGGAGATCTATCAAAAGGAGATTACGGAGGTCCTCTCCGAGGAGAGCCTCGTCACCTTGAAGCAGTCCGGCTACTGGGAGGGCGAATGCGTGGGCATCCGAAAGGATGGGACCACTTTCCCCGTCCACCTCACCAATTCGATCTTCAGGGACGAAAAAGGGAAGATCAGGGGCATGATCTTCGTCGTCAATGATATGACCGACCGCAAACGGATCGAGGACCTGCTCAGGGCCTCGGAGGAACGATATCGGAGTCTCTTTGAAGAGTCGAAAGATGCTATCTTCATCACCTCTTTAGAGGGAAGGTTTATCGACATCAATCCTGCCGCGGTGGAGCTTTTCGGGTACGATTCGAAGGAGGAGCTCCAACAGGTCGATATCGCACGGGACCTCCACCTCGATCCCACGGGCCGGGAGAGGGTGGTCGGGCTCTTGAACCAGGAGGGGTTCGTAAAAGACCTCGAACTCGTCCTGAAGAAAAAGGGGGGCGAAAGGGTCACGGTCCTCATGACCGCAACGACCATGCGAAATGATCGGGGCGAGATCGTTGGATACCGAGGGATCTTAAGGGATGTCACCGAGAGAAAGGCGCTGGAAGAGCAGCTCGTCCAATCTCAGAAGATGGAGGCGATCGGAATGCTGGCGGGAGGGATCGCCCACGATTTCAATAATCTCCTGATGGTGATCCAGGGGAATGTGGAACTGGGGCTGATGAACCTGGACCCGTCCCATCCGGCCTATGACTCCCTGCTCAAGATCGAGGAAAGCACCCAGAAGGCGAGGGGCCTCACCCGCCAACTCCTCGCCTTCGGCAGGCGTCAGGTCCTGAACCCGAAGGCCCTCGATGTGGCCGAGGTCATCGGGAACCTTTCGAAGATGGTCTCCCGCCTCATCGGCGAGGACATCGAACTCCGGATCGAGATCAAACCTGGCCTCCACCTCATCTATGCCGACCCCTCTGCCCTCGACCAGGTCCTGATGAACCTGATCGTCAATGCCAGAGACGCCATGCCCCGGGGAGGGGTCCTCACTCTTCAGGCCCTCAATGTCCACCTCGGTGAGGCCTTCTGCCACCAGCATCCCTTCGTCACGCCCGGGGATTACGTCCAGATCTCGGTCATCGACACGGGCATGGGCATGGACGAGGCGACCTGCCTGAGGATCTTCGAGCCCTTCTTCACCACAAGGGAGAAGGGCTCTGGTTTAGGTCTTTCGGTCGTTTACGGGATCGTGAAGCAACATAACGGCCATATTTTCGTTTCCAGTCGACCGGGTGAAGGGACCCGTTTCGACCTCTATTTCCCCGTTCATCGGGAGGCCCTCCCTCCGGAGACGGTGGAGAGTGTGCCTGAGGAGATCCCCCGGGGGCACGAGACGATCCTGATCGCAGAGGACGAGAAGGAGATCCGGGAGCTCTTGAAGGTCCTCCTCGAAGGCCTGGGCTACCGGGTCTATATGGCCAAGGACGGAGAGGAGGCGGTAAGCGTCTTTCGTGCCTACCGAGAGGAGATCGACCTTGTCATCCTCGATGCGGTCATGCCCAAAATGAACGGCCCCCAGGTCTATGAGGAGATCGCCTCCTCGTCGGATCTGCCCTGTCTTTTTCTCTCGGGATATAGCGAAGAGATCGTGGAGAGGTATTTCGACCAGAGTTTGAATATCCCCATCCTCCACAAACCCGTCTCCCTCCGGGAACTCGGCCTGAAAGTGAGAGAGATCCTGGATGGGGCTCCGAAGTCCCCCAAAAAGGTCTGA
- a CDS encoding HDOD domain-containing protein: MVLNPQDLLKGYLEVSSLPMIYYKIDEVIHRPNTSMADIGKIVSQDPGLTVRLLRLVNSAFYNFPSKIETITQALVIIGTQQLRELVLATSIIHLFQGIPKDLVSMESFWRHSIACGLAARALASYRNEANVERFLIAGMVHDIGRLIMYKKIGDLSRCALIQSRAKGTPLLQEEREVIGFDHSQMGRVLLQAWKLPQSLEEVVAYHHHPQRADHYPVEAAIVHIADILINALQWGTSGSHQVPPFEPSAWDLLDLSPAILPPLLSQLRSQVQEVVHSILGGMEG, encoded by the coding sequence GTGGTGCTTAATCCCCAGGACCTTCTGAAGGGGTATCTCGAGGTCTCGTCGCTTCCGATGATCTATTATAAGATCGACGAGGTGATCCACCGGCCCAACACCTCCATGGCCGATATCGGCAAAATCGTCAGCCAGGATCCGGGCCTGACGGTCCGGTTGCTCCGGTTGGTCAACAGTGCCTTCTACAATTTTCCCTCCAAGATCGAAACGATCACCCAGGCGCTCGTCATCATCGGGACGCAGCAGTTGAGGGAGCTGGTCCTGGCCACCTCGATCATCCACCTCTTCCAGGGGATTCCAAAGGACCTGGTGAGCATGGAATCGTTCTGGCGCCACAGCATCGCCTGCGGTCTGGCCGCCAGGGCCTTGGCCTCTTATCGAAACGAGGCGAACGTCGAACGGTTCCTCATTGCGGGGATGGTCCATGATATCGGCCGACTCATCATGTATAAAAAGATCGGCGATCTCTCCCGGTGTGCCCTCATCCAGTCCAGGGCCAAAGGCACCCCTCTCCTTCAGGAGGAGAGGGAGGTGATCGGCTTCGACCATAGCCAGATGGGACGAGTCCTCCTCCAGGCCTGGAAACTGCCCCAGAGCCTTGAGGAGGTGGTGGCCTATCACCATCACCCCCAACGGGCCGACCATTATCCCGTCGAAGCGGCCATCGTCCACATCGCAGATATTCTCATCAACGCCCTCCAATGGGGGACGAGCGGCTCCCATCAGGTTCCTCCTTTTGAACCCTCGGCTTGGGATCTTCTCGATCTATCCCCGGCCATCTTGCCCCCCTTGCTCTCGCAACTGCGGAGCCAGGTCCAGGAGGTCGTCCATTCCATTTTGGGAGGCATGGAGGGATGA